The Euleptes europaea isolate rEulEur1 chromosome 7, rEulEur1.hap1, whole genome shotgun sequence genomic sequence tggcgaagatggacctggcaaccttacatcccCCCCCCTAATGTTGTTGTTTGGCAGAAGTTTCAAAGGAACTCTCTGCTAATCCCTTTCATACAGCCTTTTAGAAGAATCCTCAAACAAAAAGAACTGGTAGTTGTACATTATGCTGAGGGAAAATGCTAATACAAATAacttaattattttcttttaacagTGTTTGCAAACTCCCCCCACTAAATCagccttacacacacacaaaaccccaagAACTATATTTCTACCTTTCACTCTTCCCTATATTTACCCCTTTTCTCCCACCCAAAGATCACTCAAACAACCAAACTCCACCATACAAATGTTACCTGTAACCAGCCccaaacattgggggttaccgcactttgtattcccagtgatgtagttagagtttgaaaatgttataaacaacatcgctttaaaagggtttttggataccacggcttataaatggttggaagatgtcttcacagctaaaggggccaaacaaagtgtgaacagtattttttataacgttttcaaactcttaatacgttggtgggaatacatagaaagtgcgaacagtatttttataacgttttcaaactcttaatacatcactgggaatacaagtgcggtaacccattCTCTTCCCTATAGGTTAATTGCCATCTTACCTAAAACCCACAAACCAATCTCCATCACACCCTTGGTACAATATCCTTCCTTACATTAATTATCTCATAGCTGACTCTTCTGTTAAAAGCATACTAGGGTCACACCACCAACCTCCCAGATACTTCATTCTCAAAACAGACATTACAACCAAGCTGGCAACAATCCTCATGTTGCTGTGTTGGACTAACGGGAGTGATAATATTTTCAAAGGgtagtctgtagtagaacagaTAGAATCAAGTCCAACAGCCCATTAGAAaccaagatttttttgggggagggggtataagctttcgagagtcaaagctcccttcatcagatgaagGGAATGACCATATACAAATCAATGGAAAATGGAAAGACCCCAGCTGTTATTGACCACAGCGCTTAATATTCTGATTTCATTATTATGACCAATAGCTGTTTAGACCTCTCCTGCTCCATAAATGTACCCCCCTTTTCCCACGTACGCCAGTGACCATTGCTGTATCTTGTGATAGTGAATTCCACATGTGCCTTGGAGAACCAACTGCCTCTCTCATTGAAATGGTATCACTAGGTAATGAGAGATGGGTGCATAAGTGTAATTCCAAAGCACCCCCCTTTAAAACCATGTAAAGTAGGAGCAACAGGGGGGTTATGGGCACAGAAAGCTTTCATTTGTCAGTGTGAAAAGGGTTTCTTTGAACAAGTAGGTAAAATCACTTAGAAGCTTCTGAACTCCAAGCTCATATAAAATATAATCTTCACATTCCCTGTCATTTGCATATTCTAAGTCAATTTAGCTGACAGTTTTATATTGAATATTATGCAGCCCAAGAATCCAAATAATGCATTGCTCTACTGTAAATCTATATTATTTCAATACATACAATTCACAACGTTGCTGCCAACTACCTCTTCAAGGAAAGGCAAGAGCTCTGCCTACATAACGTACACCTGAGCTTTTGGATGTGGGTATGCAGCTCCACGAGCAAGTTAGCAAGAAAGAAGTCCCATTTCAGAATTACAGCTTACTCCACTTTAAGGACAGAGGGCTTCCACTACATGGCCCTGACTAGCAAGCAACtccaaaataaaaatggaagagccctgttggatctgaccagtggtccatctccagcatcctgtctcacacagtggccaaccaattactctggaggtccaacaacagggcatagagaccaaggccttcccctgacattgcctcctggcactgggattcagaggtttactgcctctgaatgtggatgttccctttagtcatcatggctagtagccattgacagTAGTAGCCTCCTTGAATGCctaatttccttttaaagtcatctatgcctgtggccatccctacatcctctggcagtgaactccacattttaatcactcattgtgtaaagaactATCTCCTTTTACTAGGATGATTAAACTTCCATGTACCAGCTCCCATTGCCTCTCTGGGCAAACTCCACACCATGGTCAACGCTTACACTGTCTGTCCCTTAAGTGCTGCAAGGTACCTCACTGTCTGCATTCAAAGGACCAAGGTTCAGGCTAGAAAGAGAGATTGTTTCCATTGGGAccctgagagccagagtgatggAGGGAAGGTTAAGAGTACGATCtgggattcctgctctgccatggaagcttgctaggtgaccttgggcgtcAACCCTCTTAACTTAACCTACcggtacctcacaaggttgttgtgaagattaaatgaAGGTGTGGCGAACAATgtacgctgctttgggtccccactggggagaaagtaaTAAATGAGGCACTGTCTGTCTTGCGTCCCCAAAGTCCAGAGAGCAGgcaaaggcagcacagaaatattccAGGTTGTGTGGTACCCTTACTCCCTGATGTTTGGCCTATGAAATTAGCCACATCCTCAAAGagtccccctcccacccctcatCAACCTGACTTCTCATTGTGATTTGCCCAGCCTACACAGCTGACACTGGGTTACTTAGCTATAAAATGAAGATTTCCACCAGATCACACAAGAACTCTTGGCTGACTCAAacttgcaataatggatttaactGAGTTGGGTCCTGCTCAACGTGGCCAATCAGCATCAAGCCACGCAGGTGCCTGCAGAGGCCAGACTTCCAAAGCCATCGGTTACGTGGAGGGGAAGGCGTGTGTGGCTCAGGTTGTAGACAGGCCAGCAGGCTCTGATCCACTGGAATCACACCAGAGAGGTCTTGCTGGTACGTTGCCAGGAAGAGCAGGAAAAGGAGGGACACATTACGGCCCCTGCAAAGCTGTGGCTAATTTCAAgggggaggcctggcagccctgtCTCCCAAACCAGGACACAGATGTTGAGCCtaaggaaaggcactctgcaacTGCTCACACTTATGGTTTCATAATTTCCTGGCCTGAGCCCTGCCTCCCAGGTTGATGGCCTGTGCAGATGGTTCTCACAtggagcagccttatactgaatcagaccattgtttcATGAAAGCCAGCattgcctattcagactggcaacaactctccagggtctcctgcattgtgcagggggttggactagatgaccctggtggtcccttccaactctatgattctggctgaggtctttcacattaactCCTACACGATCCTTTAAACCggaggctgaacctgggacctactacatgatctaccactgagccccagaaagtcaattctgcaggggaaggggaggatgcTGTGGGGCATTGCTCAGAGTCATGTCTCAATTCAGGGACGCACACACGGCACAGAGCAGGGCACACAAGGTTTATTCACCCCCCTCCCACATCACTGCTCCACGTTCTTGACACGCAACACAACAGGGACAGAGGTGCAAGGGATCATCCCCAAGTCTGTGATCACCAGGTCCACCAGCTCCATGGGGGTCACGTCATAGACCAGATTGAGGAGGCGCAATGACTTGCTCTCTTGCCAGCCGGCCAGCGGGACCTTCCCTCGGTGCTGCACTATCAGGTCATCAGGGTCATCTGCGGGGACAAGGgaaacaagaagagttgttttttaaaccccgaatttctctacctttaaggagtctcaaaatggatTACAGccgccttcttttcctctcccacaacagacacattgtgagagggttcggagagcgctgtgactagcccgaggtcacccagcaggcttcatgtggaggagtgaggaatcaaacccagttcatgtcagagtccactgctcatgtggaggagtggggaattaaacccggttctccagattagaatccaccgctcttaaccactatgccatgctgacaAGTGGGctggggctccctccctccctgaagcatAAGCAGTGGGGCACAGCTGGATTTGCACAGCCAGGCGGGTATGCTGGGGTTCTGTGAAGGAGAAAGTCCCTCCCTGCTTCCAGGACTAGAAGCCTACTTCGAAGTCCTTGATGACATCCTTGTCTTTCAGGGACCAGTCCTTAGCAGGTCTGAAGAAACAGGATCTGATCGCAAATGGCCAACCTAGAATTTGCCCAGTCCCACCTCTGtcacctttccccttccccccaccttttggTGCCCACCTACTACCCTAAAACAGCAATCTGTTGGCCCGAACCACAAGAGATGTGGATTGCACAATTGGCTGGACCAGCCTTTGGACAAGGTAGAAAGCAGCAGCTAACATGCCTTCTGCTTGGGCTTCAGTCCTGCCTGCCTCCAGGATCAAGAGCAATTTGCTCACTGGGCAGTTGGATTCCCTGCTCAGGCCTGGGGGTCTCAGCTACTCTAACCTCTCCCCAACCAGGATTCTTGCAAAGTAAGCATGTGCTATAAGCCCCTGTGATTACTAAAGTCAGGGCAGGGCAGAAATCCAGCAGGATAATGCCAGATTCCCCACCCTTGTGGGGCAGCCCCCATGTAACAACGTACCAAGTTCATTGGAGACAAAGGAGTCGGTCTGGACCCGGTCACAGAACTTGTAAGTCTCGCAGCAGACCAGGACCGGCACATTATGGGCCTTGGAAATCAGGGCAATTTGCGACGTGCCCATCCGTGACATCACAGAGCCATTGGCCAACAGCGCGTGAGCTCCCAGCAGAACCTTGGAGACCTGCCAGGGTGGGCAAGTTGGGCTGTTAATTCCCTTTCAGCcaaatgaacacacgaagctgccttatactgaatcagaccctttgttcacccatcagtattgtctactcagaccggcagcagatctccagggtctcaggcagaggtctttcacctgcctagtccctttaactggagatgccagggattgaacctgggaccttctgcatgccaagcagaggctctaccactgagccacagcccctcccaaatcctcGAGAGCCCCAAAGGAAACCCCATCCAATCAATTCTCCCTATTCCCAACGGCTGCCATACCAAATCCAGGGCGAGCAGccaccttccccccttccctctaaTTCCATCAAACCACCAGATTTTGCTCCTCTGCCCAGCAAAGCcaccttagactgaatcagatccttggtctataTCAAGCTTAGTacggtctactctgactggcagcagcaacccagggtctcaggcagaggtttttcacatcacctgctatctgatccttttaacaggaggtggcagggattgaacctgggaccttctacatgcaaagcagatgctctgtccctgagccacagcacctccccagcTCCTTTGCCCACATCATCTCTCCTCCCCTTCCAGTCCCTAATTCCTGCCCTTTCCCACCAAGCACCCCACCTCAGGCAACACATAGGAGATGGCGTTGATCAGCACGTAGCTGCAGCAGACACCCTGCTTCACCAGCCGATGTAGAGTTTCCCGGCCCTCCAGCCGCGGCCGactgtccaccaccaccactcggAAGGCACGGCCCTTGGTGTGGGCATCGCATAGTGTGCGGCTCACCAGGGAGGAGCTGCCGGGCAAATGGACAGAGAGGCAGACAGCAAGGAACCTAAGCCACAGGCCAACTTGCCATCCATGTGACCCATATGCCCACTCCCACAACTCCCACCTTAGCAGGAAGACACTGCTTCTTTCTCCCTTCATTTACAATATACTCTTAAATATAATGAAATTTGGCAGCTACCGGGTCAGGAACCTAAACCACAAAGTGACTCCTGCCAACAGGATAACTCACATCTCTCCCTGACAGTGTTGTACTGGCTACAGTAAACACCTGCTCTGCATGCGGAAGGAGAATCTACGAACAAGGGTGCCAGCTGCAGAACATCAAGACTgaccctttctttcccttcctgtctGCAGGGTATAAAGCCAAGAAGCAAGTACAACCAACCAGTGCTGAAATACCAAACGTAACCCCAACAACAGCACGATAGGCtatcaataaacaataaaatcccaaacaTTCAAACACATAATGATTTCATTGTAATTGGATGACAGAAAGCATATCGTCACAAACTAACATCCAGGATAAGTTCATCAGTCTTTGGAAAAGTACCCAAAGCGGTCATTACTTGCTGGTCCTATGTGAGGAAGGTTGTTTATGCTCAAACCTCCTCTTTATTACATGATATGTAGACTGATAAAGTTATCCTTCGAAACGGCAGATATCCAGTTCTGTCTCTTCCATCAACATTACTGTTTATTCATCATATTATTACTCTGTTGGGACTGTGATATACCCATTTACCTGCTCAAAGCAGAATTTGGACAATTTTGTCTTACTTTGAGCTTTTCCGCATTAGCTCCTGGATGTTGTTGGAGTTACGCTGGGTATAAAGCCAAGACATGGGCAGAGTACAGACCTTTTGGCAAAAGCCAAGGGCTCTTGGCTCTGAGCCCATGGCCTGCAGTCCTTGAATGAAGAGCCTACTGGATCTAGAACCAGCCTATGATGTGTTCTTGTGCTTTATAAGGTCCATGCTTTTATGCTgagctgggtttttaatgctgggttttaattaatatttttaacgctttgtttaaattgtttttattttgtagtccgcctcaggcaggttcctggaCAGGTGGTATACTTTCCCCCCTaattaataaacaataataaattgCCTTAATAAATAAAGCCCTGGCAAGCAATGGAACGGTGCTGCCTGACTTGGCTGGATCAACAGCCCCCATTCACAGTAGCAGTTCTGCCCTCCACTCCACCCAGGCAGCAGGATTTCACCATcctgaccaccaccaccacccccgggcATAACTCCGTACCATCCGTATACCAGGATGACATCCCCGTCGTTGATCTTTTCAAAGGCAGACTTGGAGATGGCTTCAGCGGCCAAAACAATCTTCTCCCGCACGTACTTGTCAATGGCTTCTTGTAGTACCCTCTTGGCCTGTTGCGGGAAGGAGGGTCTGGTTACATTTGGAGAGATCCACATCAAAGCCCCACACTCCTTATATTGCTCAAATTGATAAccccaccaccaacaacacatacacactATACCAAGTTGGAAAGAATCCCTTTCTTGCCCCTTGCAGGGCAAACTGAAGGTCTGTTTCCCCAAAGAGTTTCCACCTCACTGACTAGTAGGGGAAATGAAGTGGCaatgggggagaggaagtgaTGTACTGCAGCTAGGAACAGACAAATGTATTTGCTGGACATTTCCTCAGCTAGCCGTTAAGTAGATACAACAATTATTACCTGGAAAATCACCTACATTAGAAGTCACTGGAGACAGGCTGGATGAGGAAAGCCTCTCGATGTATTTGGTAAAATAGGCTAGTGATCTGGCCGCAGTGATTTACGCTCTGATcccatccaggttagattactgtaatgcactttatGAGGACTGCCTTTGGAAACTGTTTGGAACCTTCAACTGGTCCAAAAATGGGGCAACCAGGTTGCTGTAAAGAGCTGGATACAGGGACTGTTATCATCCCTCTGCTGAAAGATCTCTGCTGGCTGCCTGTCTGTTTCTAAgtgctggtccccccccccccatataaagCTGTAAATGGTTTGAGACCAGGGTACTTAAAGGACCACCTTCACCTGTATTGTCCACCCCACCATTTAAGATCATCTTCAGTTATCCTGTTTTTAGAGGTGAGGCAGATGGCAATCACAGACAGGGCttcttcagtggtggcacctcacctttggaatgccttccccCCATGAGGCTCATTTGGCACCTaccttactttcttttaggcatcAGGCCAAAACACTTCTATCTTTCAAACAGCTTTGGTCTGCTTCTGGCCCAAGAATCATTTTTATTTACATGGTTTTAGGCCGCTTTGTGTGTATTTCATGTTGTTGTTATGCCCTGGTTTGTTTTAATGgcattggcttgtttttaatggctgtgttttaatgactttgtattattatcttaggcataagccaccttgagcaggtctctggagaggcggcatatacattttctaagtcAATAAATAGATAGGACAAACCCACAGCGCTACAGTGGAGCATGATCTGACCTCCAAAACCAATATTCATGACCTGCAACTTTCAtagctgcaggactgcctctaCCCAATGTGCCCGCAAACTGGCTCCGATCATCATACTTGGGTTTATTGGTAGCTTCCTCACTCAGGTCAGCAAGATCTGTCTATGTTCAGGCATGCACGTTCTCAGCAGCCACACCAATGCCATGAAATGGGCTTCCCAAAGATGCGCGGAGGACGCCAAAACTGCACAGAAGCCCTGTGGAACTTTTCAGACATGCCTTTGGCAGCCTATGAGTGGAGATTGTGGCTTGTTTCCTTTTATTTGCATTTGTGAGACAGTATTTGCTTTTAAATTTGACATAATCTGCTTGGAGTCCAATTGATGGGGAGAAAAACAAAGCACTCAAACAAATAAATGCCCCTGAGGACAGCCGCTTTACCCCTGCGGCATCCTGATCCTGCAGCTCTGGGGAATAGCAAACTCACCTCCTCCTCTCGCATGCTTCCGGGCAACCCTGAGATCTCCTTCTTGAGGAACTTGATGGCGTTGCCCATACTGGCCGAGAGGGGCCGACACTGGTTCAGAAAACTGCAAAGGAgagcagcactcagcccagcctTCAAGACACCTCTCCCTCTCCAGTAACACCTGGCTTCCCAAAGACCAAAAGCAAACCCCCTAAACTCCTGTCACCTGATGTAGGGCTTCAGCTTGTTCACCAGGTCCCGTGAGAGCTCCTCGTTGGCAGGGGTGGTGTAGTCTGCAATGACCTGAGGGAGAAAGAAGCTGCTGTTGGGAAGGTTCCTTTGAATTCCCAGCAAAGCAGAACCCCACAAGCTCCCCTCGCACATACCTG encodes the following:
- the EIF2B4 gene encoding translation initiation factor eIF-2B subunit delta, giving the protein MAERSNREAGERVQPPPPPGAELSREEKLQLRKEKKQQKKKQRRQEEPPQPPPPPQEERAPLVPPAPSTAPLQPTSGTPPTPAMAVDKAMGGKSKAELRAERRAKQEADRAVKAKKGEQSPAAALPAKPRLVPSEAQPVVKRLPEHVQVDDPAALKKLAKKLERQQVPLRPDYGAKVSLFSHLHQYSRKVLLTQQMSIPASVIHPAVVRLGLQYSQGIINGSNARCIALLRVFKQVIADYTTPANEELSRDLVNKLKPYISFLNQCRPLSASMGNAIKFLKKEISGLPGSMREEEAKRVLQEAIDKYVREKIVLAAEAISKSAFEKINDGDVILVYGCSSLVSRTLCDAHTKGRAFRVVVVDSRPRLEGRETLHRLVKQGVCCSYVLINAISYVLPEVSKVLLGAHALLANGSVMSRMGTSQIALISKAHNVPVLVCCETYKFCDRVQTDSFVSNELDDPDDLIVQHRGKVPLAGWQESKSLRLLNLVYDVTPMELVDLVITDLGMIPCTSVPVVLRVKNVEQ